The Hyla sarda isolate aHylSar1 chromosome 2, aHylSar1.hap1, whole genome shotgun sequence genome includes the window agcggacccgcatgctgaacgtgttttactccgtcatacctgtaggctgcggactaggatacatcatcgggcccaaagtgactgatgcagcaagaggcgattggcactgggcgtttcgggtcacccctggcctgggcctcatagctgtggctttgatgattttggtcacaaaggagcttccaagaacgactacaaacgggaagaagaacaacaaatcccagaagtttgccaaatgggcgacagatctgaaaaaactatttaaaaatcgaagcttcatgttaaccaccatgggatcgacggctgtatccttcatagtgggagccataggtgtatggggtccgtcatacctgacccatgcacgaacactcctacaagagaaggacccttgccgcgCTGAACCGTGTGAaaatcacgacatcctaatatttggtgtggttacagtcgtttccggcattctgggagttgtagcagggacggagataagtaaaagatatcgcaaatccaacccacgggcggacccgcttgtgtgtggatgcgcgatgatgctctccgccccttttcttctgttggcattgacttttggcaacatcagcctcgttgccaccaacatcttcatcttcatcggagagacgcttctgtcagtaaatttcaccctcatatctgacattatactaaaagtagtaactccgtggaggagatcttcagccctggccgtgcagatgacaatctatcacctcctaggtgacgccggcagcccgtacctcatcggcctgatatctgacacctacgaactaggatatgccaaatcccctcttctgaaataccgcagcctggagtatgccctcatgacctgcaccataatggcagtcatcggaggggccttcttcatggccacggccctatttatagagagggacgaaaaagaagcagagatggaatcagaacctccgtcatcctcctcctcctcactgcttcctgccgatgaggaccgcgcttcagactgaggaaaagtcattgcttacctttatctcgtttacttcattaaaaaaaaaaaatttaaaaaatagttgcatttgttctatgttccactttaccccttattctctacccaggggcggacacagacagcagagggcccttgtgcaaagaatgtgcttgggccccccccaaaaaaaaacatcaattgttcagcaccccgcctccatgtgtcacttactcaggtggacccccatatgtcacttgctgtatacgtttctatttatttattaaggcctcccatatgccgcagctcattcaagccccccacattaggtagcatagctttcccacattaggtagcatagattccccccattaggtagcatagattcccaacattaggtagcatagattccccaaattaggtagcatagtttcctcacattaggtagcatagtttccccacattaggtagcatagattccctacattaggtagcagtttccccacattaggtagcatagtttccccacaataggtagcacatattccccacattaggtaacatagtttccccacattaggtagcatagtttccccacattaggtagcacagattccccacattaggtaacatagtttccccacattaggtagcatagcttccccacattaggtagcatagtttccccacattaggtagcatagtttccccacattaggtagcacagattccccatattaggtaacatagtttccccacattaggtagcatagattcctcacattaggtagccatagccccgcCAAACACATAGacaaacacagacacacacagagacacacttacctgccctgcacagcgcttctcctctccggcagcggcctgactagtgacgtcactgacgtcctcctaagcgggtctgcagaagtacgtcacttgtgcgacgtccctcgttagaccccggtcggccggaggcagactcactgtctattataccccgcagctgctttagaacagtgagcagcggcggcgccaaccctaccatgaacctactaggcacaaaaaaaagggggcagcaaaatgccacccctgaaaagtgccacctgggacttatggtcccaacgggtcccatggtagggcagaccagaggcggctctagactttgtgaggccttgggcgaaacttgaacatgaggccctgcttcattttctgctgaaattacatggtggtccggctgtgagatggttatactgtgacatcactgtgtattatccctgtactgtagcatcactgtgtattatctctgtactgtgccatcactctgtgtattatccctgtaatgtgacatcactgtgtattatctctgt containing:
- the LOC130357976 gene encoding protein spinster homolog 1-like — its product is MASPQDPLLKEEEEAMEDHSDMDVEKSDIPERQNLPSLSVMSTARSIITIVILAFVNLLIYANRSSVAGVLPYIQKAYDTNASLSGLLNTLFIGSYVLVAPIAGYLGDHCNKKYTVCAGVSVWLSMTLTLSFIPDGYFLLFLLTSGLVGAGEATFCTIAPSIIADLFTSDQRTRMLNVFYSVIPVGCGLGYIIGPKVTDAARGDWHWAFRVTPGLGLIAVALMILVTKELPRTTTNGKKNNKSQKFAKWATDLKKLFKNRSFMLTTMGSTAVSFIVGAIGVWGPSYLTHARTLLQEKDPCRAEPCENHDILIFGVVTVVSGILGVVAGTEISKRYRKSNPRADPLVCGCAMMLSAPFLLLALTFGNISLVATNIFIFIGETLLSVNFTLISDIILKVVTPWRRSSALAVQMTIYHLLGDAGSPYLIGLISDTYELGYAKSPLLKYRSLEYALMTCTIMAVIGGAFFMATALFIERDEKEAEMESEPPSSSSSSLLPADEDRASD